GAAGCCCTCCTTGCTTATAAAAAACGGTAATGATCTCGTCGATCCCAATCCGTATCGCAATCCTCACAGCATGTCCTCAGCTTATCCGGCATGGCCGCCTGCCGGCGTATTTGAATGGAAAGTCTCCTGTCACTATCATGCCATCTTGCGCAATCACGCGATATATCCGAATTCAAATAAATCAGAATCACAAAATTCGCCATCGAACTCGTTTCGCGAATCACGTTTTCACTCCCGAATCCTGTTTTTTTAAATCGCAAAATACACCCCAATCTACAAAGAAGTGTGATCAACGCCCATGAATACTCACATATATCACAGTGGATTGCCCATCGCCCCGGAGAACCGTGCATATTTGGAACGGCCCCGGGTCCATACGCTGCTGGAGGACGCCGTGCAAAGCCCCCTCGTCGCCGTTTCCGCCGGCGCGGGATACGGCAAGACCCAGGCGGTCTATTCCTTTCTTCAGCGATATGGCGCCGTCACCACATGGATACAATTGTCCGAACGCGACAATCTGAGCGCGCGGTTTTGGGAGAACTTCGCGCGGACCATCATGCTGTACGACAAGCGTTTCGCGGAGCGTCTTCTGGACGTGGGTTTCCCCGATACGGAAGATCAGTTCATGAATTATCTGTCGATTCCGGAGGATGAAATTCCGTTCAACGAAAAAAATGTGATTGTGTTTGATGATTTCCATTTATTGGAAAATAAATCCGTTCTACGCTTCATCAGCCGTTCCGTCCAGACTCCCTTCCCCAATTTGACGACGATTGTGATTTCACGGGCGGAGCCCGACATCAATATCGTCGGCATGCTGTCAAGAGGGCTTGCGGTCGGCGTCAGCGAGGACGATCTGCGCTTTACCGAAGAAGAAACGGCACGGTATTTCCAATTGCTCGGCGTCCCCCTGACCGCCCAGAGCCTCGCCAATATTTATCACGATACCTCCGGATGGGCCTTTGCCATCAGTCTGGTGGGCCTGTCTCTGAAAAAAGCGCCGTCCCAGGAGCGGGAGGCCCGCGCCGCGATGAAGCTGAATATCTTTAACATGATCGAGGACGAGTTTTTTCTCGTCGTCTCGGAAAGGCTGAGGCGTTTTCTGATCCGCCTGTCGCTGATCGACCATCTCTCTACAGATTTGGTTCCCATTTTGGCCGAAGACCAGAGCCTGGTAGACGAAATAAAAAAAATCAGCGCCTTTATCCGCTACGATATTTATACGCAAGCGTACCTGATCCATCAGTTGTTTCTTGACTATTTGCGACAAAAACAGCATACCCTCACGGAAAAGGAAAAGCGCGATACGTATCTGAAAGCGGCGCGCTGGTGCGACGCGAACGATTACAAGATGGACGCGATCTCTTACTATGACAAGGCCGGAAAATACGAGCCAATCATTGACATCGTATACCAATTCCCGCTGCAGATTCCGACGGACCCGGCCAGATTCATACTCGGCGTCTATGACGGCGGTCCCAAGCGGCTGCTGGAAAGCAACGCCCGTTACCACCTTCAGCATACGCGCCTTTTACTGAGTCTGGGCCGCTACGCGGACGCTGTCGCAGAGATCGACCGCCGCATCAGCAAGTATTCCGCCTTGCCCGCTTCCGATTTCAAACACCAAGTGCTTTGCGGCGCCTATGAGGCCCTAGGTTTTGCCCATTATCTGGATTCGCCCCGCACCGGCCGCTATGACTTCGATCTGGCGCTGGCAAAAGCGGACGAATACTACCGGCTCAGCCCTTACCCCGAATTCGGAGCCGTCACCAGCATGAGTGTAGACGCCTGGGCTTCCAAGGTAGGCACGGCGCAAAGCGGCGCGATGGAAGAATACATAACCGTGCTGGAGCGCGCGATTCCCCATGTGGAAAATCTACTGAACGGATGTATGTCCGGGTTGGACGATCTGGCCAAAGGCGAACTGGAGTTTTACAAGGGCCGTCTCGAATTGGCCGAGAAATTCATCGGGCAGGCGCTGCATAAATCAGAAGCGCGTAAACAGTACGAAGTGCGCAACCGGGCGCTGTTTTATCTCCTGCGCATCGGCATGGCACAGGGAGATTATGAAAAAACCCGGAGAATATTCAAACAGCTGGAGGCGCAGCTGGAATTCGCCGAATATTCGCCCCGTTTTATCACCTTTGAAATCGTGTCCAGCTGGTATTACACGGCAATCAGTCAGTCTCAAAACGTAACCGCCTGGATCAAAAGCAATTTTGCCCAAGGCGCGCTTGGTTCTTTCAACGCGATCTTCGGCAACGTGGTCCGGGCAAAATATTATTATACCGACCGCCGTTATGACGAGCTGCTGGCCTTTATTCAGGGCGAACAGAGCCTGAGCGCCGTATTGTTCGGCAAATTGGAGATGAAGGTTCTGGAAGCCGTCTGCCGCTACCAAACCAAACAAAGAGACGCGGCGCTGACCGCGCTGGGAGAGGCTTATGACCTGGCGCTGTCCAACGAGCTGATCATGCCCTTTATCGAGCTGGGCAAGGATATGCGTACGCTGACCGCCTCGGCCATGCGCGACAAAGACTGCTCGATCCCCAGACAGTGGCTGGAAACGGTCGGCCGGAAGGCGGCGACCTACGCCAAGCATCTGGCGATTGTGGCTTCGGACTACAAAATAGCGAACAATATCAGCGACGACGTGCATCTGTCCTCTGTGGAGCTGGAGATTCTAAACGAGCTGTACCAGGGGGGATCCCGGTCACAGATCGCCGCGGACCGGCACTTGACGGTAGGTACGGTGAAGATGATACAAAATTCCATTTACATGAAGCTGGACGCGGATAATCCGGCGGATCTGATCCGCGCCGCGCTGAGTCGGAATTTGATAAGGGATACGCTATGAAACCTCATATATTTCGCAGTGACGCGGCCATCCATCCCGAGAACCGCGCCTATCTGGAACGACCGCGCATCAACAAGCTGCTGGAAAACGCCGTGAAAAGCCCCTATGTTACGGTTACCGCCGGCGCGGGCTATGGAAAGACCCAAGCGGTCTACGCCTTTCTCCAACATTACGGCGCGCCCACAGCGTGGATGCAGCTCTCCCAACGCGACAATCTGGCTACGCGGTTTTGGGAAAATTTTGCGCGCACCATAGCGCTTTATAACAGGCATGTAGCGGAGCGTATGCGGGAATTGGGCTTCCCGGAGACGGACGATCAGTTCGCCAGGGTGCTTTCCATCCCCGAGGACGAACTGGCGCTCAACGAAAAATATGTGCTGGTGTTTGACGATTTCCACTTCATAGAAGACGAGGCGGTGCTGCGATTCATCAAACGCGCCATCCAGGCGCCTTTTCCAAACATCACGATGATGCTGATTTCACGGGTGAATCCGGATATCAGCACCGTCAGTTTGCTGTCGAAGGGACTTCTGGTCAATATCAATGAGAATGAGCTGCGTTTCACCGAGGAGGAGACGGCCCAGTATTTTCAATTGCTGGGCCGTCAGCTGTCTTCACAGAGCGTTTCCAATATCCACAGCGACACATTGGGATGGGCTTTTGCCATAAACCTGGTGGGACTGTCTCTGAAAAAAGCCCCCGCCCACGAACGAAACGCTCGCATCGCCATGAAGCTGAATATATTTAAAATGATCGAGGACGAAATATTTTTCGAGATCTCGGAAAGACTGCGGCGGTTTCTCGCCCGGTTATCGCTGATCGACCATCTCTCCGCGGATTTGGTTTCAATTCTGGCCATGGATGAAACCTTGGTGGACGAAATGAAAAAGGTCAGCTCGTTTATCCGCTATGATATCTATTCGAGCGCATATTTGATCCACCACTTGTTTCTTGATTATCTGAGACAAAAGCAAAACATCCTGACCGAGGAGGAAAAGCGCGACACTTACCTGAAAGCGGCGGGCTGGTGCAACGAAAACAATTACCAGACGGACGCCATCTCTTATTATGATAAGGCGGGCGAATACGCGGCGATCGTCAGGATCGCGCACCATTTTCCGTTGCAGATCCCCTTTGAGCAGGCTAAATTTGTCCTCAGCGTATACGACAGCGCGCCGGCGGAACGATTGGAACGGATTGCTCATTACCATTCCCAGCGCTCCCGTCTTCTCATGAGTATGGCCCGTTATGATGAGGCCGCCGCGGAAATAAACGAACGCATCCGTAAGTTCTCCGCCTTGCCGGCCTCCGCTTTCAACAACCAAGTTCTTTGTGGGGCGTATAAAGAGTTGGGGATCATAGATTACCTGATGAGTCCTTATACCGATCGCTATGATTTTGACCTTATGCTGAAGAAAGCCTATGATTGTTACATGCTCAGTCCATATGACGTAAACGCCGCCCTAACCAGCGTCAGCATGAACGCTTGGGCGTCTAAGGTGAGCGGCACAAGGCGGGGCGCGATGGAAGAGTACATAGCCGCCTTGACCCGGGCCATTCCTTACGCGGCGACTGTTTTGAACGGCTACATGTGTGGATTGGATGATTTGGCCAAAGGTGAGCTTCTGTTTTATAAAGGCAGCTTGAAGGCCGCCGAGGTCTCCATCACGCAGGCGCTGCGCAAGGCGGAAGCGCGGGATCAATATGAAATCAGGAACCGGTCGCTGTTTTATCTCATACGCGTCGGGGTCGCTCAAGGCAAATTTGAAAAAATGCAAGAATTGTTTGGCGCTCTGGAAAAACAACTGGAAATCAGCGAGTATGTCCTCCGCTTCACATCCTATGACATCGTGTCCAGTTGGTACTATGCTATGATTGGCAAGCCGCGGCTTGCGGCGACTTGGCTCAAAGAAAATTTTACCTGTGACTCCATCGGCGCCCTGATCGCGGGATTTGGGAATTTTGTCAAAACGAAATTTTACTATGCCGACAAGCGGTATCATGAACTGCTGTCCTTCATTGAGGACGGGCAAGGCACGGATTCGGTGCTGTTTGGAAAACTGGAAATGAAGGCGTTGGAGGCCGTTTGCCACTATCAGATCAAGGATACGGCCGCGGCGCTGGCCGCTCTGCGGGACGCCTATGATTTGGCTTCGTCCAACGATTTGGTCATGCCCTTCATTGAACTGGGCAAGGATATGCGTACGCTCACCGCCGCGGCGTTGCGAAGCGACGGCTGTGACATCCCCCGCCCGTGGCTTGAAATGATCAACCGGAAGGCGGCCACTTACGCCAAGCGCCTGACCCAAGTGATCTCTGCCTATAACAGGATGAATAACATAAACGACGACGTGCGCCTGTCGCCCCGGGAAACGGCGGTGCTGAACGATTTGTACCACGGCCTTTCCCGATCGGAGATTGCCGCCGGCCAGGGTTTGTCGATCAATACAGTGAAGATGGTGCTGAACACAATTTACACAAAGTTAGGTGCGGATAGTATGGCGGATGTGCTCCGCGCCGCCCTGGAACGAAAATTGATTCAGTAGGAAAGGGCCGGTTCCGCTTCGCCCGGACGAAGCGGAACCGGCCCTTTTCGCGGGACCGCGGGCACCGCGCTTCGGCGCGCCCGCTTTTGTCTCAGAGCCCCTCCGCGAGGAGAGCGCACACGGCCTCG
This genomic interval from Oscillospiraceae bacterium contains the following:
- a CDS encoding LuxR C-terminal-related transcriptional regulator, with product MERPRVHTLLEDAVQSPLVAVSAGAGYGKTQAVYSFLQRYGAVTTWIQLSERDNLSARFWENFARTIMLYDKRFAERLLDVGFPDTEDQFMNYLSIPEDEIPFNEKNVIVFDDFHLLENKSVLRFISRSVQTPFPNLTTIVISRAEPDINIVGMLSRGLAVGVSEDDLRFTEEETARYFQLLGVPLTAQSLANIYHDTSGWAFAISLVGLSLKKAPSQEREARAAMKLNIFNMIEDEFFLVVSERLRRFLIRLSLIDHLSTDLVPILAEDQSLVDEIKKISAFIRYDIYTQAYLIHQLFLDYLRQKQHTLTEKEKRDTYLKAARWCDANDYKMDAISYYDKAGKYEPIIDIVYQFPLQIPTDPARFILGVYDGGPKRLLESNARYHLQHTRLLLSLGRYADAVAEIDRRISKYSALPASDFKHQVLCGAYEALGFAHYLDSPRTGRYDFDLALAKADEYYRLSPYPEFGAVTSMSVDAWASKVGTAQSGAMEEYITVLERAIPHVENLLNGCMSGLDDLAKGELEFYKGRLELAEKFIGQALHKSEARKQYEVRNRALFYLLRIGMAQGDYEKTRRIFKQLEAQLEFAEYSPRFITFEIVSSWYYTAISQSQNVTAWIKSNFAQGALGSFNAIFGNVVRAKYYYTDRRYDELLAFIQGEQSLSAVLFGKLEMKVLEAVCRYQTKQRDAALTALGEAYDLALSNELIMPFIELGKDMRTLTASAMRDKDCSIPRQWLETVGRKAATYAKHLAIVASDYKIANNISDDVHLSSVELEILNELYQGGSRSQIAADRHLTVGTVKMIQNSIYMKLDADNPADLIRAALSRNLIRDTL
- a CDS encoding LuxR C-terminal-related transcriptional regulator, with the protein product MKPHIFRSDAAIHPENRAYLERPRINKLLENAVKSPYVTVTAGAGYGKTQAVYAFLQHYGAPTAWMQLSQRDNLATRFWENFARTIALYNRHVAERMRELGFPETDDQFARVLSIPEDELALNEKYVLVFDDFHFIEDEAVLRFIKRAIQAPFPNITMMLISRVNPDISTVSLLSKGLLVNINENELRFTEEETAQYFQLLGRQLSSQSVSNIHSDTLGWAFAINLVGLSLKKAPAHERNARIAMKLNIFKMIEDEIFFEISERLRRFLARLSLIDHLSADLVSILAMDETLVDEMKKVSSFIRYDIYSSAYLIHHLFLDYLRQKQNILTEEEKRDTYLKAAGWCNENNYQTDAISYYDKAGEYAAIVRIAHHFPLQIPFEQAKFVLSVYDSAPAERLERIAHYHSQRSRLLMSMARYDEAAAEINERIRKFSALPASAFNNQVLCGAYKELGIIDYLMSPYTDRYDFDLMLKKAYDCYMLSPYDVNAALTSVSMNAWASKVSGTRRGAMEEYIAALTRAIPYAATVLNGYMCGLDDLAKGELLFYKGSLKAAEVSITQALRKAEARDQYEIRNRSLFYLIRVGVAQGKFEKMQELFGALEKQLEISEYVLRFTSYDIVSSWYYAMIGKPRLAATWLKENFTCDSIGALIAGFGNFVKTKFYYADKRYHELLSFIEDGQGTDSVLFGKLEMKALEAVCHYQIKDTAAALAALRDAYDLASSNDLVMPFIELGKDMRTLTAAALRSDGCDIPRPWLEMINRKAATYAKRLTQVISAYNRMNNINDDVRLSPRETAVLNDLYHGLSRSEIAAGQGLSINTVKMVLNTIYTKLGADSMADVLRAALERKLIQ